A stretch of DNA from Sphingomonas sp. SORGH_AS_0879:
GGCACGCCACCATTTCCGGCGATGCCCACATTGCCCGCCGTCGCCACCATCGCCCAGACCATTCAACTGTCGCTGGCCCCCGTTTTCCTGCTCGCCGCGATCGGGCAGTTGCTGAACGTACTGGCGGGACGGCTGGCGCGGGTGATCGACCGGGCGCGCGGGCTGGAGATGATGATCCACAAGGTCGATGACAGCCCCGAGCGGATGCGCCACAAATGGGAACTGCGGCTGCTCGACCGGCGCATGTCGATCATCAACGCCGCCCTGTTCCTGGCGGTGTCGAGTGCGGTGATGGCGTGCATCGTCATCGCAGTGCTGTTTATCGCCAATCTCGGCAAATTCCATATCGGCACCTGGATCGCGCTGGCCTTCGTCCTGTCGGTCACGCTGCTGACGATGTGCCTGATCGCCTTCATGATCGAGGTCCGCATTTCGCTGCGCGCGATCCATGTTCGCAAGGAAATCCTGGATTGAGCCGCCACGCCATCGAACGGCGCGCGCTGCAACTGGTGGTCGCGATCGCCTGCCTCGTCCCCCTTTCCATCGGGGGGATCAGCGTGGTGCAGGGGCCTGTCTGGCTGGGCGGCGCGTCGGTGATCCCGACCGATCTGGACAGCCAGTTCCGCTATGTCTCCGGCATCTTCCTGGGACTGGGACTGGCGTTCGTCACCTGCATCCCCGCGATCGAGCGCAAGGACGCGCGGTTTCGGTGGCTCGGGCTGCTGGTCGTCGCGGGCGGCCTGGCGCGCGCCCTGTCCTGGGCGACGGTTGGAGCGCCGTCGACGGGACATCGACTGGGGCTGGCGATGGAACTGGGCGTCGTTCCGCTTCTTATGCTGTGGCAGGCCCGTGTCGCGCGTGGCCGTCGCTGATCCCAGGAGCATTTCCATGCGCTTTGCCGAGCCTATCCTCCCCGCTCCCGGCGGGACGGCATGAGGATCGTCCGCCGGATCGCCAAGGGACTGGCGCTGATCCTCATCCTGATCGGCCTGGCGGCGACGATCGTGCCGCATTATCTCGACCGCCTTTATTATGAGGGGCCGGAGAGCGGCCATTATGATGGCGAGCGCTTCTTCAACCCCGATGGCGATGCGGACACGTTGCGGATGCCGACGCGGGGCGGACGGGGCGGGTTTCTCTGGCGGCAACTGACCGGCGATGACGGACGCCCCGCTTGGCCGGAGACGGTGGCGGTCCGCGCCTCCAGGCCCGAACCCCGTGTCGAGGGACAGCGCATGGTCGCGACCTGGATCGGCCATGCGACCGTGCTGGTCCAGACCCAGGGCCTCAACATCCTGACCGACCCCATCTATGCCGAGCGTGCCGGGCCCTTCGGCTTCGGCCCGAAGCGTGTGGCGAAGCCGGGCGTGGCGTTCGACGACCTGCCGAAAATCGATCTCGTCGTCATCAGCCACAATCATTACGACCATCTGGATCAGGCGGCTCTCAAAAGGCTGTGGCAACGCGACCGGCCGCTGGTGGTCACCAGCCTGGGCAATGACAGCGTGATCGGCCAGGTCGGCGTGCCCGCCACCGCGCTCGACTGGGGGCGGGAAAGGGTCATCAAGCCGGGTGTCTCGGTGGTGGTGACGCGCAACCATCATTGGGGCAGCCGCTGGTTCGCCGACCGCAACCGCGCGCTCTGGTCGAGTTTCGTCGTCAAGCTGCCGGGCGGGAACATCTTCTTTGCCGGCGATACCGGCATGGGCGACGGACGCTGGCCCGAGGAAGCCGCGAAGCTGGGCCCCGTGCGCCTGGCCCTGCTCCCCATCGGCGCGTTCCGCTTCGTGCCCGGCCAGATGGCATCGGGGAGCCATATCGGCCCGCCGCAGGCGGTGCAGATTTTCGAGCGACTGGGCGCTTCGACGGCGATCCCGATCCATTGGGGCACCTTCCGCCTGTCCTACGAGGCCTATGATACGCCGCCGAAACTGCTCGATGCGGCGATGCGCTGTTCGGGCGAGCGGGGGCACTTTGCGGCGGTCCGGATGGGCGAGCCGGTGGAGGTCGGGCCTTTCCGGGCCGGGAGCACGGCGGGGCGGACGAGCGATGCGGCGATGCAAGCGTGTCTCCACACGGCGCAGGTTCGGGCGTTGCGATAGGCGGAGGGATACCCTTGGCCTTCGACTTCGCTCAGGCTGAACGGGATTTTGTGTCCGGCCCCGATCCCAACCTCCGTTCAGGCTGAGCGAAGTCAAAGCCCACGCCTCAACACCGGAACCACTGGAACAAAAGCGCAACCGGGACCATATTCCCCTTATGGCGATCCAGATCCGCACCACCCTCGACGAACCCGAAACCGGGGTCAGTTTCATTCCCCACCGCCCGTCGCGCCCCGAAAAGGCCGAAGGGGGCAAGCGGTTCGAGTTGGTCACCGAATATACCCCCAGCGGCGACCAGCCCGCCGCGATTCGGGAACTGACCGCGGCGGCGCGCGCGGGCGACAAGGATCAGGTGCTGCTGGGCGTCACCGGCTCGGGCAAGACCTTCACCATGGCCAAGGTCATCGAGGAGTTGCAGCGCCCCGCCCTGATCCTCGCACCCAACAAGATCCTGGCTGCGCAGTTGTACGGGGAGTTCAAGAACTTCTTCCCCAACAACGCGGTCGAATATTTCGTCAGCTATTACGACTATTACCAGCCCGAGGCCTATGTGCCCCGGTCGGACACGTATATCGAGAAGGAAAGCTCGATCAACGAGTCGATCGACCGGATGCGCCACTCGGCCACCCGTGCGCTGCTGGAGCGCGACGACGTCATCATCGTGGCGTCGGTATCGTGCCTTTACGGTATCGGCTCGGTCGAAACCTATTCGGCGATGATCTTCGATTTGAAGAAGGGGCAGAGCGTCGACCAGCGCGAGATCATCCGCAAGCTCGTTGCCCTGCAATATAAGCGCAATGACGCCGCCTTCATGCGTGGCAATTTCCGGGTGAAGGGCGACAATCTGGAAATCTTCCCCTCGCACTATGAGGACTCGGCCTGGCGCGTGTCCTTCTTCGGCGATGAGATCGAGGAGATCGTCGAGTTCGATCCGCTGACCGGCAAGAAGTCGGCCAGCCTGAATTCGGTGCGCATCTACGCCAACAGCCACTATGTGACCCCCGGCCCGACGATGAAGCAGGCGGTCGAGGCGATCAAATTCGAACTGACCGAGCGGCTCAAGGAACTGGAGATCGAGGGCAAGCTGCTGGAGCGCCAGCGGCTCGAACAGCGGACCAATTTCGACCTTGAGATGATCGCCGCCACCGGATCGTGCAACGGCATCGAGAATTACAGCCGCTTCCTGACCGGCCGCCTGCCCGGCGAGCCGCCGCCTACGCTGTTCGAATATCTCCCCGAAAACGCGGTGCTGTTCGTCGACGAAAGCCATGTCACTATCGGCCAGATCAACGGCATGTCGCGCGGCGACCATCGGCGCAAGATCACGCTGGCCGAATATGGCTTCCGCCTGCCTTCCGCGATCGACAACCGGCCGCTGCGCTTCAACGAATGGGACGCGATGCGCCCGCAGACGGTCAGCGTCTCGGCCACGCCCGGCCATTGGGAGATGGAGCAGACCGGCGGCGTCTTCGTCGAACAGGTCATCCGCCCCACCGGGCTGATCGACCCCCCGGTCGAGATCAAGCCGGTCGAGGAGCAGGTGCAGGATCTTATCATCGAGGCGCGCAAGACGACCGAACTCGGTTACCGCACCCTCGTCACCACGCTGACCAAGCGGATGGCGGAGGATCTGACCGAATATATGCACGAGGCGGGGATCAAGGTCCGCTACATGCACTCCGATGTCGAGACGCTGGAGCGTATCGAGTTGATCCGCGATCTGCGGCTGGGCGTCTATGACGTGCTGATCGGCATCAACCTGCTGCGCGAGGGGCTGGACATTCCCGAATGCGGGCTGGTCGCGATCCTCGACGCGGACAAGGAAGGGTTCCTGCGTTCGGAGACTTCGCTGATCCAGACGATCGGGCGCGCGGCGCGCAACGTCGATGGCCGGGTGATCCTCTATGCCGACCGGATCACCGGATCGATGGAACGCGCCATGTCCGAGACGTCACGGCGTCGCGAGAAGCAGATGGCGTATAATACCCAGCACGGCATCACGCCGCAGACGATCCGCCGCCAGATCGGCGACATCATCGCGCATGTGGCGTCGGGCGATCAGGTGACCGTGCCGATCGATGAGGATCGTCCGCACATGGTCGGCCATAATCTGCGCGCCTATATCGAGGAACTCGAAAAGAAGATGCGCAAGGCCGCCGCCGACCTCGAATTCGAGGAAGCCGGGCGGTTGCGCGACGAAATCCGCCAGTTGGAGAATGAGGAACTCGGCCTGCCCGTCCATGAGCAGAAGGCACCGATCATGGGCCGGTCGAACGAGGGCAAGCCGGGGACGCGCAAGACGCGGTTCGGCAAGAGCAAGAAGTTCGCCAGCGGGCGGAAGGCGAATTGATTTTCGGGGGTGGGGGTTGCTTGGCGTTTGCCCTCCCCCATCCCCTCCCGCCTGCGGGAGGGGTGCGTTACCGGGTGATCGTCAGGGCATTACGTCCGGGAGATTCCAAACGCTGCACCGGGCACGCCCCTCCCGCAGGCGGGAGGGGATGGGGGAGGGCATCGCCACAAGCACATCCCTCAAAAAATCACCCCAAATCCAGATTCTCCGTCCCCACCCCATAATAGCCCGCCACCCGGTCGGCATAAGCCTGATCGAAGATCGGCGCGTTGTTGGCCCAACTCGGCCCGCCCTCCAGCAAGCGGCGGTCGACGGTGATGACATATTGATCGTTCACCGGATCGAACTGCAACAGGCTGAACGGCACCGGATAGAAGCTCTTGCCCATGCCCAGAAAGCCGCCCAGCGCCAGCACCGCATGCGTCGCCCGGCCCGAACGCTTGTGGACCATGAAGGAATAGACGCTGCCGATCGTGTCGCCGTCGCGACTTTCCAGCTTCAACGTCCCCGCGACGTTGGATTGGACCAGGATCAGGGTCGGCGTGTCGTGATCGGCCATTCTTAACCTCCGTTTATCGCCCTCAAAACCCGCCAGAGCGAGGCACGGTTCCGATGCCCGCCGCATCGGCACGGTCCGCCGCAGCACAGGGTTGAGCCCGAACGCCCCCTCGCCCATAGGCTGGACACGATGCGTCGCCTGTCCCTTGCCCCCCTTGCCCCGACGATGGTCGCGGCTGCCGCCCTGTCGGGCTGTATCCCCGCCACCCCGCGCCCCGAGGCGCCGCCGCCGGTACGTCACACGCCCCAGCCCCTGCCGCCGACGCCGCGTCCGGTACTCGGCTCGGACTGGCGCGACTGGCCGTTGACGCCGGGCGACTGGCGGTATCAGCGGACCGCGCAAGGATCGGGCGCCGCGTTCGGCACGGAGGGCGTCACCCGCCTGTCGC
This window harbors:
- a CDS encoding MBL fold metallo-hydrolase, producing the protein MRIVRRIAKGLALILILIGLAATIVPHYLDRLYYEGPESGHYDGERFFNPDGDADTLRMPTRGGRGGFLWRQLTGDDGRPAWPETVAVRASRPEPRVEGQRMVATWIGHATVLVQTQGLNILTDPIYAERAGPFGFGPKRVAKPGVAFDDLPKIDLVVISHNHYDHLDQAALKRLWQRDRPLVVTSLGNDSVIGQVGVPATALDWGRERVIKPGVSVVVTRNHHWGSRWFADRNRALWSSFVVKLPGGNIFFAGDTGMGDGRWPEEAAKLGPVRLALLPIGAFRFVPGQMASGSHIGPPQAVQIFERLGASTAIPIHWGTFRLSYEAYDTPPKLLDAAMRCSGERGHFAAVRMGEPVEVGPFRAGSTAGRTSDAAMQACLHTAQVRALR
- a CDS encoding PRC-barrel domain-containing protein, yielding MADHDTPTLILVQSNVAGTLKLESRDGDTIGSVYSFMVHKRSGRATHAVLALGGFLGMGKSFYPVPFSLLQFDPVNDQYVITVDRRLLEGGPSWANNAPIFDQAYADRVAGYYGVGTENLDLG
- a CDS encoding DUF4345 domain-containing protein — its product is MSRHAIERRALQLVVAIACLVPLSIGGISVVQGPVWLGGASVIPTDLDSQFRYVSGIFLGLGLAFVTCIPAIERKDARFRWLGLLVVAGGLARALSWATVGAPSTGHRLGLAMELGVVPLLMLWQARVARGRR
- a CDS encoding DUF2721 domain-containing protein yields the protein MPTLPAVATIAQTIQLSLAPVFLLAAIGQLLNVLAGRLARVIDRARGLEMMIHKVDDSPERMRHKWELRLLDRRMSIINAALFLAVSSAVMACIVIAVLFIANLGKFHIGTWIALAFVLSVTLLTMCLIAFMIEVRISLRAIHVRKEILD
- the uvrB gene encoding excinuclease ABC subunit UvrB translates to MAIQIRTTLDEPETGVSFIPHRPSRPEKAEGGKRFELVTEYTPSGDQPAAIRELTAAARAGDKDQVLLGVTGSGKTFTMAKVIEELQRPALILAPNKILAAQLYGEFKNFFPNNAVEYFVSYYDYYQPEAYVPRSDTYIEKESSINESIDRMRHSATRALLERDDVIIVASVSCLYGIGSVETYSAMIFDLKKGQSVDQREIIRKLVALQYKRNDAAFMRGNFRVKGDNLEIFPSHYEDSAWRVSFFGDEIEEIVEFDPLTGKKSASLNSVRIYANSHYVTPGPTMKQAVEAIKFELTERLKELEIEGKLLERQRLEQRTNFDLEMIAATGSCNGIENYSRFLTGRLPGEPPPTLFEYLPENAVLFVDESHVTIGQINGMSRGDHRRKITLAEYGFRLPSAIDNRPLRFNEWDAMRPQTVSVSATPGHWEMEQTGGVFVEQVIRPTGLIDPPVEIKPVEEQVQDLIIEARKTTELGYRTLVTTLTKRMAEDLTEYMHEAGIKVRYMHSDVETLERIELIRDLRLGVYDVLIGINLLREGLDIPECGLVAILDADKEGFLRSETSLIQTIGRAARNVDGRVILYADRITGSMERAMSETSRRREKQMAYNTQHGITPQTIRRQIGDIIAHVASGDQVTVPIDEDRPHMVGHNLRAYIEELEKKMRKAAADLEFEEAGRLRDEIRQLENEELGLPVHEQKAPIMGRSNEGKPGTRKTRFGKSKKFASGRKAN